In Amia ocellicauda isolate fAmiCal2 chromosome 5, fAmiCal2.hap1, whole genome shotgun sequence, a genomic segment contains:
- the ikbke gene encoding inhibitor of nuclear factor kappa-B kinase subunit epsilon isoform X3 produces MMASTANFLWSPGDILGQGATASVYKARNKKTGELVAVKVFNNMSYIRPYEVQMREFEMLRKLNHFNIVRLFAVEEHMHAKQKVLVMEYCSGGSLLNLLEDPENAYGLPQSEFLIVLQCVVAGMNHLRENGVVHRDIKPGNIMRLVGEDGRSVYKLTDFGAARELEDDEKFVSIYGTEEYLHPDMYMRAVLRKPQQKTFGVTVDLWSIGVTFYHAAAGCLPFIPFGGPRKNKQIMYNITTQKPQGAIAGVQRVEDGNIEWSYELPVSCQLSVGLKAQLVPVLANILEADQEKCWGFDQFFAETTGILHRVEIHVFSLQQASAHTIYIHNYNTVSIFFEEVAKQTQVTPERQQYLFQGHPFSLEPSMKVVNFPQTTADRPLFLISRELEKTVGVLYHEPEAPTVPSRFDVVVDFSFSKAITGVIHQYLRVARSLMKCQDLVLQGFYCFFENVRQECSTTVQKINILNMKLTACLKTEGRLCKLSQSTAAETPDTTDQRKKLQLIQENLHLYTNSVRDFQTSVEHLKVDWSKQSEILAKDKTVPKIECLLEKITLVYQQYRKDRVAGKLMYNDEQIHKFEKINLTSHIKKVKSLFKDECLQKYQAVLCKTADWSSILHEIRSRIKDFRCIFISLIGELQACEEQQGQVLERALLRGPQGAGWAEPQGCGKDRDQMIFRISRLRDEMEAVAHELQRNNSIIESFGVLSASPGV; encoded by the exons ATGATGGCCAGCACTGCTAACTTCCTCTGGTCCCCTGGGGACATCCTGGGACAGGGGGCCACTGCCAGTGTGTATAAGGCTCGCAACAAG AAAACGGGCGAGCTGGTGGCCGTCAAGGTGTTCAACAACATGAGCTACATCCGCCCGTACGAGGTGCAGATGCGTGAGTTCGAGATGCTCCGGAAGCTCAACCATTTCAACATCGTGCGGCTGTTCGCGGTGGAGGAG CACATGCACGCCAAGCAGAAGGTGCTGGTGATGGAGTACTGCTCAGGGGGTAGCCTGCTCAACCTGCTGGAGGACCCGGAGAACGCCTACGGCCTCCCGCAGTCCGAGTTCCTCATCGTCCTGCAATGTGTCG TGGCCGGCATGAACCACCTGCGGGAGAACGGCGTGGTCCACCGTGACATCAAGCCCGGAAACATCATGCGCCTGGTGGGGGAGGACGGGCGCTCCGTCTACAAGCTCACCGACTTCGGGGCGGCGCGGGAACTGGAGGATGACGAGAAGTTCGTGTCCATCTATGGCACCGAGGAGTACCTG CACCCGGACATGTACATGCGCGCCGTCCTGAGGAAGCCGCAGCAGAAGACCTTCGGGGTGACAGTGGACCTGTGGAGCATCGGCGTCACCTTCTACCATGCCGCCGCCGGGTGCCTGCCCTTCATCCCGTTTGGAGGGCCGCGCAAGAACAAGCAGATCAT GTATAATATCACCACCCAGAAGCCCCAGGGGGCCATTGCCGGCGTGCAGCGGGTCGAGGATGGGAACATCGAGTGGAGCTATGAACTTCCCGTCTCCTGTCAGCTCTCAGT GGGACTGAAGGCCCAGCTGGTCCCGGTGCTGGCCAACATCCTGGAGGCTGACCAGGAGAAGTGCTGGGGATTTGACCAGTTTTTCGCTGAGACCACGGGCATCCTGCACCGTGTGGAGATCCATGTCTTCTCCCTGCAGCAGGCCTCAGCGCATACCATCTACATCCACAACTACAAcac GGTGTCCATCTTCTTCGAGGAGGTGGCCAAACAGACGCAGGTGACCCCCGAGAGGCAGCAGTACCTGTTCCAGGGACACCCCTTCTCCCTAGAGCCCTCCATGAAGGTGGTGAATTTCCCCCAGACCACCGCTGACAGACCCCTTTTCCTGATCAGCCGTGAGCTGGAGAAGACTGTCGGAGTGCTGTACCATGAAC CCGAGGCCCCGACCGTGCCGTCGCGCTTCGACGTCGTTGTGGATTTCAGTTTCTCAAAG GCGATCACCGGAGTCATCCACCAGTACCTCAGGGTGGCGCGGTCCTTGATGAAGTGCCAGGACCTGGTGCTGCAGGGATTCTACTGTTTCTT TGAAAATGTGCGGCAGGAATGCAGCACGACAGTTCAGAAGATCAACATCCTGAACATGAAGCTCACGGCCTGCCTCAAGACCGAGGGACGGCTGTGCAAGCT CAGCCAGTCGACCGCGGCCGAGACCCCCGACACCACGGACCAGAGGAAGAAGCTCCAGCTG ATTCAGGAGAACCTGCACCTCTACACCAACAGCGTCCGGGACTTCCAGACCAGCGTGGAGCACCTGAAGGTGGACTGGTCCAAACAGTCGGAGATATTGGCCAAGGACAAAAC GGTACCGAAGATAGAGTGTCTGTTGGAGAAGATCACGCTTGTCTACCAGCAGTACCGGAAGGACAGGGTGGCAGGca AACTGATGTACAACGACGAACAGATACACAAGTTTGAAAA GATTAACCTGACATCTCACATTAAGAAAGTGAAGTCTCTCTTCAAAGACGAGTGTCTGCAGAAGTACCAGGCCGTTCTGTGCAAGACGGCGGACTGGAGCAG CATACTGCACGAGATCAGGAGCCGGATAAAAGACTTCAGATGCATCTTCATCAGCTTGATCGGAGAGCTGCAGGCTTGCGAGGAACAGCAGGGACAG GTGCTGGAGCGAGCTCTCCTCAGGGGGCCGCAGGGCGCAGGGTGGGCCGAACCCCAGGGCTGCGGGAAGGATCGAGACCAGATGATCTTCAG GATCAGTCGGCTGAGAGACGAGATGGAGGCGGTGGCTCACGAGCTGCAGCGAAACAACAGCATCATCGAGAG CTTCGGGGTCCTGAGCGCCAGTCCAGGCGTGTGA
- the ikbke gene encoding inhibitor of nuclear factor kappa-B kinase subunit epsilon isoform X1: MMASTANFLWSPGDILGQGATASVYKARNKKTGELVAVKVFNNMSYIRPYEVQMREFEMLRKLNHFNIVRLFAVEEKHMHAKQKVLVMEYCSGGSLLNLLEDPENAYGLPQSEFLIVLQCVVAGMNHLRENGVVHRDIKPGNIMRLVGEDGRSVYKLTDFGAARELEDDEKFVSIYGTEEYLHPDMYMRAVLRKPQQKTFGVTVDLWSIGVTFYHAAAGCLPFIPFGGPRKNKQIMYNITTQKPQGAIAGVQRVEDGNIEWSYELPVSCQLSVGLKAQLVPVLANILEADQEKCWGFDQFFAETTGILHRVEIHVFSLQQASAHTIYIHNYNTVSIFFEEVAKQTQVTPERQQYLFQGHPFSLEPSMKVVNFPQTTADRPLFLISRELEKTVGVLYHEPEAPTVPSRFDVVVDFSFSKAITGVIHQYLRVARSLMKCQDLVLQGFYCFFENVRQECSTTVQKINILNMKLTACLKTEGRLCKLSQSTAAETPDTTDQRKKLQLIQENLHLYTNSVRDFQTSVEHLKVDWSKQSEILAKDKTVPKIECLLEKITLVYQQYRKDRVAGKLMYNDEQIHKFEKINLTSHIKKVKSLFKDECLQKYQAVLCKTADWSSILHEIRSRIKDFRCIFISLIGELQACEEQQGQVLERALLRGPQGAGWAEPQGCGKDRDQMIFRISRLRDEMEAVAHELQRNNSIIESFGVLSASPGV; this comes from the exons ATGATGGCCAGCACTGCTAACTTCCTCTGGTCCCCTGGGGACATCCTGGGACAGGGGGCCACTGCCAGTGTGTATAAGGCTCGCAACAAG AAAACGGGCGAGCTGGTGGCCGTCAAGGTGTTCAACAACATGAGCTACATCCGCCCGTACGAGGTGCAGATGCGTGAGTTCGAGATGCTCCGGAAGCTCAACCATTTCAACATCGTGCGGCTGTTCGCGGTGGAGGAG AAGCACATGCACGCCAAGCAGAAGGTGCTGGTGATGGAGTACTGCTCAGGGGGTAGCCTGCTCAACCTGCTGGAGGACCCGGAGAACGCCTACGGCCTCCCGCAGTCCGAGTTCCTCATCGTCCTGCAATGTGTCG TGGCCGGCATGAACCACCTGCGGGAGAACGGCGTGGTCCACCGTGACATCAAGCCCGGAAACATCATGCGCCTGGTGGGGGAGGACGGGCGCTCCGTCTACAAGCTCACCGACTTCGGGGCGGCGCGGGAACTGGAGGATGACGAGAAGTTCGTGTCCATCTATGGCACCGAGGAGTACCTG CACCCGGACATGTACATGCGCGCCGTCCTGAGGAAGCCGCAGCAGAAGACCTTCGGGGTGACAGTGGACCTGTGGAGCATCGGCGTCACCTTCTACCATGCCGCCGCCGGGTGCCTGCCCTTCATCCCGTTTGGAGGGCCGCGCAAGAACAAGCAGATCAT GTATAATATCACCACCCAGAAGCCCCAGGGGGCCATTGCCGGCGTGCAGCGGGTCGAGGATGGGAACATCGAGTGGAGCTATGAACTTCCCGTCTCCTGTCAGCTCTCAGT GGGACTGAAGGCCCAGCTGGTCCCGGTGCTGGCCAACATCCTGGAGGCTGACCAGGAGAAGTGCTGGGGATTTGACCAGTTTTTCGCTGAGACCACGGGCATCCTGCACCGTGTGGAGATCCATGTCTTCTCCCTGCAGCAGGCCTCAGCGCATACCATCTACATCCACAACTACAAcac GGTGTCCATCTTCTTCGAGGAGGTGGCCAAACAGACGCAGGTGACCCCCGAGAGGCAGCAGTACCTGTTCCAGGGACACCCCTTCTCCCTAGAGCCCTCCATGAAGGTGGTGAATTTCCCCCAGACCACCGCTGACAGACCCCTTTTCCTGATCAGCCGTGAGCTGGAGAAGACTGTCGGAGTGCTGTACCATGAAC CCGAGGCCCCGACCGTGCCGTCGCGCTTCGACGTCGTTGTGGATTTCAGTTTCTCAAAG GCGATCACCGGAGTCATCCACCAGTACCTCAGGGTGGCGCGGTCCTTGATGAAGTGCCAGGACCTGGTGCTGCAGGGATTCTACTGTTTCTT TGAAAATGTGCGGCAGGAATGCAGCACGACAGTTCAGAAGATCAACATCCTGAACATGAAGCTCACGGCCTGCCTCAAGACCGAGGGACGGCTGTGCAAGCT CAGCCAGTCGACCGCGGCCGAGACCCCCGACACCACGGACCAGAGGAAGAAGCTCCAGCTG ATTCAGGAGAACCTGCACCTCTACACCAACAGCGTCCGGGACTTCCAGACCAGCGTGGAGCACCTGAAGGTGGACTGGTCCAAACAGTCGGAGATATTGGCCAAGGACAAAAC GGTACCGAAGATAGAGTGTCTGTTGGAGAAGATCACGCTTGTCTACCAGCAGTACCGGAAGGACAGGGTGGCAGGca AACTGATGTACAACGACGAACAGATACACAAGTTTGAAAA GATTAACCTGACATCTCACATTAAGAAAGTGAAGTCTCTCTTCAAAGACGAGTGTCTGCAGAAGTACCAGGCCGTTCTGTGCAAGACGGCGGACTGGAGCAG CATACTGCACGAGATCAGGAGCCGGATAAAAGACTTCAGATGCATCTTCATCAGCTTGATCGGAGAGCTGCAGGCTTGCGAGGAACAGCAGGGACAG GTGCTGGAGCGAGCTCTCCTCAGGGGGCCGCAGGGCGCAGGGTGGGCCGAACCCCAGGGCTGCGGGAAGGATCGAGACCAGATGATCTTCAG GATCAGTCGGCTGAGAGACGAGATGGAGGCGGTGGCTCACGAGCTGCAGCGAAACAACAGCATCATCGAGAG CTTCGGGGTCCTGAGCGCCAGTCCAGGCGTGTGA
- the ikbke gene encoding inhibitor of nuclear factor kappa-B kinase subunit epsilon isoform X2, with protein sequence MMASTANFLWSPGDILGQGATASVYKARNKKTGELVAVKVFNNMSYIRPYEVQMREFEMLRKLNHFNIVRLFAVEEKHMHAKQKVLVMEYCSGGSLLNLLEDPENAYGLPQSEFLIVLQCVVAGMNHLRENGVVHRDIKPGNIMRLVGEDGRSVYKLTDFGAARELEDDEKFVSIYGTEEYLHPDMYMRAVLRKPQQKTFGVTVDLWSIGVTFYHAAAGCLPFIPFGGPRKNKQIMYNITTQKPQGAIAGVQRVEDGNIEWSYELPVSCQLSVGLKAQLVPVLANILEADQEKCWGFDQFFAETTGILHRVEIHVFSLQQASAHTIYIHNYNTVSIFFEEVAKQTQVTPERQQYLFQGHPFSLEPSMKVVNFPQTTADRPLFLISRELEKTVGVLYHEPEAPTVPSRFDVVVDFSFSKAITGVIHQYLRVARSLMKCQDLVLQGFYCFFENVRQECSTTVQKINILNMKLTACLKTEGRLCKLQSTAAETPDTTDQRKKLQLIQENLHLYTNSVRDFQTSVEHLKVDWSKQSEILAKDKTVPKIECLLEKITLVYQQYRKDRVAGKLMYNDEQIHKFEKINLTSHIKKVKSLFKDECLQKYQAVLCKTADWSSILHEIRSRIKDFRCIFISLIGELQACEEQQGQVLERALLRGPQGAGWAEPQGCGKDRDQMIFRISRLRDEMEAVAHELQRNNSIIESFGVLSASPGV encoded by the exons ATGATGGCCAGCACTGCTAACTTCCTCTGGTCCCCTGGGGACATCCTGGGACAGGGGGCCACTGCCAGTGTGTATAAGGCTCGCAACAAG AAAACGGGCGAGCTGGTGGCCGTCAAGGTGTTCAACAACATGAGCTACATCCGCCCGTACGAGGTGCAGATGCGTGAGTTCGAGATGCTCCGGAAGCTCAACCATTTCAACATCGTGCGGCTGTTCGCGGTGGAGGAG AAGCACATGCACGCCAAGCAGAAGGTGCTGGTGATGGAGTACTGCTCAGGGGGTAGCCTGCTCAACCTGCTGGAGGACCCGGAGAACGCCTACGGCCTCCCGCAGTCCGAGTTCCTCATCGTCCTGCAATGTGTCG TGGCCGGCATGAACCACCTGCGGGAGAACGGCGTGGTCCACCGTGACATCAAGCCCGGAAACATCATGCGCCTGGTGGGGGAGGACGGGCGCTCCGTCTACAAGCTCACCGACTTCGGGGCGGCGCGGGAACTGGAGGATGACGAGAAGTTCGTGTCCATCTATGGCACCGAGGAGTACCTG CACCCGGACATGTACATGCGCGCCGTCCTGAGGAAGCCGCAGCAGAAGACCTTCGGGGTGACAGTGGACCTGTGGAGCATCGGCGTCACCTTCTACCATGCCGCCGCCGGGTGCCTGCCCTTCATCCCGTTTGGAGGGCCGCGCAAGAACAAGCAGATCAT GTATAATATCACCACCCAGAAGCCCCAGGGGGCCATTGCCGGCGTGCAGCGGGTCGAGGATGGGAACATCGAGTGGAGCTATGAACTTCCCGTCTCCTGTCAGCTCTCAGT GGGACTGAAGGCCCAGCTGGTCCCGGTGCTGGCCAACATCCTGGAGGCTGACCAGGAGAAGTGCTGGGGATTTGACCAGTTTTTCGCTGAGACCACGGGCATCCTGCACCGTGTGGAGATCCATGTCTTCTCCCTGCAGCAGGCCTCAGCGCATACCATCTACATCCACAACTACAAcac GGTGTCCATCTTCTTCGAGGAGGTGGCCAAACAGACGCAGGTGACCCCCGAGAGGCAGCAGTACCTGTTCCAGGGACACCCCTTCTCCCTAGAGCCCTCCATGAAGGTGGTGAATTTCCCCCAGACCACCGCTGACAGACCCCTTTTCCTGATCAGCCGTGAGCTGGAGAAGACTGTCGGAGTGCTGTACCATGAAC CCGAGGCCCCGACCGTGCCGTCGCGCTTCGACGTCGTTGTGGATTTCAGTTTCTCAAAG GCGATCACCGGAGTCATCCACCAGTACCTCAGGGTGGCGCGGTCCTTGATGAAGTGCCAGGACCTGGTGCTGCAGGGATTCTACTGTTTCTT TGAAAATGTGCGGCAGGAATGCAGCACGACAGTTCAGAAGATCAACATCCTGAACATGAAGCTCACGGCCTGCCTCAAGACCGAGGGACGGCTGTGCAAGCT CCAGTCGACCGCGGCCGAGACCCCCGACACCACGGACCAGAGGAAGAAGCTCCAGCTG ATTCAGGAGAACCTGCACCTCTACACCAACAGCGTCCGGGACTTCCAGACCAGCGTGGAGCACCTGAAGGTGGACTGGTCCAAACAGTCGGAGATATTGGCCAAGGACAAAAC GGTACCGAAGATAGAGTGTCTGTTGGAGAAGATCACGCTTGTCTACCAGCAGTACCGGAAGGACAGGGTGGCAGGca AACTGATGTACAACGACGAACAGATACACAAGTTTGAAAA GATTAACCTGACATCTCACATTAAGAAAGTGAAGTCTCTCTTCAAAGACGAGTGTCTGCAGAAGTACCAGGCCGTTCTGTGCAAGACGGCGGACTGGAGCAG CATACTGCACGAGATCAGGAGCCGGATAAAAGACTTCAGATGCATCTTCATCAGCTTGATCGGAGAGCTGCAGGCTTGCGAGGAACAGCAGGGACAG GTGCTGGAGCGAGCTCTCCTCAGGGGGCCGCAGGGCGCAGGGTGGGCCGAACCCCAGGGCTGCGGGAAGGATCGAGACCAGATGATCTTCAG GATCAGTCGGCTGAGAGACGAGATGGAGGCGGTGGCTCACGAGCTGCAGCGAAACAACAGCATCATCGAGAG CTTCGGGGTCCTGAGCGCCAGTCCAGGCGTGTGA